From Domibacillus sp. DTU_2020_1001157_1_SI_ALB_TIR_016, a single genomic window includes:
- the cobK gene encoding precorrin-6A reductase, with amino-acid sequence MIFFLAGTSDARELAVKLQETGRPVTASVVTQNASIELEAAGISTRVGRLAGDEMMSVLEKGYTAVVDASHPFAEEASRNAIEAAQRAGIPYIRFERAGTQVIEHPLVTRVDTYEEAAEAALERGGVVLLTTGSKTLQVFTEKLLPHTDIRLIARMLPRTDNMEKCAALGLPQKNIVAMQGPFTKEFDLALYRHYGVTTTVMKESGAIGAVAEKIEAAVSLGIETIVISRPPVQYPNQCEQFEQVIHTLNRLEETKHGL; translated from the coding sequence ATGATTTTCTTTTTGGCGGGGACAAGTGATGCCCGGGAGCTCGCTGTGAAACTGCAGGAAACGGGGCGCCCGGTTACAGCATCTGTAGTCACCCAGAATGCGTCAATTGAACTTGAAGCAGCGGGCATTTCAACGCGTGTGGGCCGGCTGGCCGGAGATGAAATGATGTCTGTGCTCGAAAAGGGTTATACGGCAGTCGTCGACGCCAGCCATCCGTTTGCCGAAGAAGCATCCCGAAATGCTATCGAAGCTGCCCAACGTGCCGGCATTCCTTATATCCGCTTTGAGCGGGCCGGCACGCAGGTTATTGAGCATCCGCTTGTCACACGCGTGGATACGTATGAAGAAGCAGCGGAAGCCGCACTAGAGCGGGGAGGTGTCGTGCTCCTGACGACTGGCAGCAAGACGCTGCAGGTTTTCACGGAAAAGCTGCTGCCCCACACGGATATCCGGCTGATTGCACGGATGCTGCCGCGCACGGACAATATGGAAAAATGCGCTGCGCTTGGACTGCCTCAAAAAAATATTGTGGCTATGCAGGGTCCTTTTACGAAAGAGTTTGATCTTGCACTGTACCGCCATTACGGCGTGACGACGACCGTCATGAAAGAAAGCGGCGCGATCGGCGCGGTAGCGGAAAAGATCGAAGCGGCCGTGTCGCTTGGTATCGAAACGATCGTCATTTCCCGGCCGCCGGTACAGTACCCAAATCAATGCGAGCAATTTGAGCAAGTGATCCACACATTAAATCGCCTGGAGGAAACGAAACATGGACTTTAA
- a CDS encoding cobalt-precorrin-5B (C(1))-methyltransferase, with amino-acid sequence MKPVPDKPLRTGYTTGSCATAAAKISLQTLLTGQPPESVSIYLPAKQWAHFTPEFIEVGEGSVKAGIKKDAGDDPDITHGAVICAEVSWTSEPGIELDGGEGVGRATKPGLDVAPGEAAINPVPRRMITEAVQELLLEAGAGKGVRVIISIPGGEKLAEKTLNARLGILGGLSILGTSGIVRPFSTAAFRASIVKAIEVAVAAGCKHVAATTGGRSEKYAMNHLPYLPEEAFIEMGDFVGFTLKHCKRLGIQKVTLAGMPGKFSKVAQGVMMVHSKSAPVDMNFLAQMAEEAGASENEIEEVRAANTATHAAELMADYPAFFALFCRNCSRNAVQEVRGGMEVETLLFAMKGQLLGKAEYSE; translated from the coding sequence ATGAAGCCGGTCCCTGATAAGCCGCTTCGCACAGGATACACAACGGGTTCCTGTGCGACTGCTGCGGCAAAAATTTCGCTGCAGACGCTTCTTACAGGCCAGCCGCCCGAGTCGGTTTCTATTTATCTGCCGGCGAAGCAATGGGCTCACTTTACACCGGAATTTATCGAAGTAGGCGAGGGCTCTGTGAAAGCCGGCATCAAAAAAGATGCGGGAGACGATCCTGATATTACACACGGAGCTGTTATTTGTGCAGAAGTAAGCTGGACAAGCGAGCCAGGCATTGAGCTTGATGGCGGGGAAGGCGTCGGCCGGGCGACAAAGCCGGGACTCGACGTAGCACCGGGAGAAGCCGCGATCAATCCGGTGCCGCGCCGTATGATTACTGAAGCGGTTCAAGAGTTGCTTTTAGAAGCGGGGGCTGGAAAAGGAGTCCGCGTGATCATTTCCATTCCAGGCGGCGAGAAGCTGGCTGAGAAAACCTTAAATGCAAGGCTTGGCATTTTGGGCGGCTTGTCTATTCTAGGGACGAGCGGCATTGTCCGCCCGTTTTCAACCGCGGCTTTTCGAGCCAGTATTGTAAAGGCTATTGAAGTAGCCGTTGCAGCCGGCTGTAAGCACGTGGCCGCTACGACAGGCGGACGCAGTGAAAAATATGCCATGAATCATTTGCCGTATCTGCCGGAAGAAGCATTTATTGAAATGGGCGATTTTGTCGGCTTTACACTCAAGCATTGTAAACGGCTCGGTATTCAAAAAGTTACACTTGCCGGGATGCCGGGCAAATTTTCAAAGGTCGCTCAGGGCGTCATGATGGTGCACTCCAAAAGCGCACCGGTCGATATGAATTTTTTGGCGCAGATGGCAGAAGAAGCAGGCGCCTCCGAGAATGAAATTGAAGAAGTGCGGGCAGCTAACACAGCGACGCATGCAGCAGAATTAATGGCGGACTATCCGGCATTTTTTGCGCTTTTTTGCCGCAATTGCTCAAGAAATGCCGTTCAGGAAGTGCGCGGCGGCATGGAAGTTGAAACGCTGCTGTTTGCGATGAAAGGACAGCTTTTAGGAAAGGCGGAATACAGTGAGTAA
- a CDS encoding cobalt-precorrin 5A hydrolase, producing the protein MKVAIASITKHGTETARKLAEEMQADLYYMRKFCRGDEEERGITLFDGSVRLQLPKLFKEYDGIVLIISLGAVVRMIAPILGDKKTDPAVVVLDDRAEHAISVLSGHIGGANELTHRVAELTGARPVITTASDVQKTIPVDMFGREFGWKFEYDRFLTQAAAAVVNEEPVLVVQESGEPNWWKHERPMPAHIKTAASVKEALEMRHNAALIVTHRLLDAEELDGLHYPVVYRPKSIVLGIGCNRGTEAEEIEQVIDEALRDLALSKTSVQSIASIDLKKDEEGILAVAEKNNWPFFTFSPEQLNKAPMKERSETVFKYTGAYGVSEPAAYLASKGGEVILPKKKNGNVTISVALIEFGTK; encoded by the coding sequence ATGAAGGTTGCTATTGCCTCCATTACAAAACACGGAACCGAAACAGCACGCAAGCTTGCCGAGGAGATGCAGGCTGATTTATATTACATGCGGAAATTTTGCCGCGGTGATGAGGAAGAGCGGGGCATTACGCTGTTTGACGGTTCTGTCCGCCTTCAACTGCCAAAATTATTTAAAGAATACGACGGCATTGTGCTGATTATTTCACTCGGTGCTGTTGTCCGGATGATTGCCCCGATTTTAGGCGATAAAAAAACTGATCCGGCAGTGGTCGTCCTCGATGACCGAGCTGAGCATGCAATCAGCGTTCTTTCAGGCCATATAGGCGGCGCCAACGAGCTTACACACCGGGTGGCCGAACTGACAGGTGCCCGGCCGGTGATTACAACTGCATCCGATGTGCAAAAAACGATTCCGGTTGATATGTTTGGCCGTGAATTCGGCTGGAAGTTTGAATATGACCGCTTTTTAACGCAGGCGGCAGCTGCTGTAGTAAACGAAGAGCCGGTACTTGTCGTGCAGGAATCAGGAGAGCCGAACTGGTGGAAGCATGAGCGGCCGATGCCGGCTCATATCAAGACGGCGGCTTCGGTAAAAGAAGCACTTGAAATGCGGCACAATGCTGCTCTCATTGTCACCCACAGACTGCTCGATGCAGAAGAACTTGATGGGCTTCACTATCCTGTTGTATACCGCCCAAAATCAATCGTCCTTGGCATTGGATGCAATCGTGGAACAGAAGCGGAGGAAATTGAGCAGGTCATCGATGAGGCCCTTCGCGATCTTGCCCTTTCCAAAACAAGCGTTCAGTCCATTGCATCCATTGACTTGAAAAAAGATGAAGAGGGTATTTTGGCGGTTGCCGAAAAAAACAACTGGCCGTTTTTTACCTTCTCGCCTGAGCAGTTAAACAAAGCGCCGATGAAAGAGCGTTCAGAAACGGTGTTTAAGTATACCGGTGCGTATGGAGTCAGTGAACCGGCTGCTTATTTAGCGTCAAAAGGGGGAGAAGTTATTCTGCCAAAGAAAAAAAACGGCAACGTAACCATTTCGGTTGCCCTGATCGAATTTGGCACGAAGTAA
- the cobM gene encoding precorrin-4 C(11)-methyltransferase, translating into MKLFIVGAGPGAPDLITVRGMKLVEEADVILYADSLVNEELMAGCKEGAVVLKTAGMHLEEMVETMVNYVKEGKTVVRLHTGDPAIYGAIIEQIALLKEAGIETEIVPGVSSVFAAAAAAGAELTIPDVTQTVILTRAEGRTPVPEKEQLKDLAKHECTIAFFLSATLTKKVTRELVEAGWPENTPVAVVYRATWPDEKIVRSTIAGLDAAMRENGIRKQAMILAGKALDPDIGKSGHRSKLYDKTFTHGFRKGIKS; encoded by the coding sequence ATGAAGCTGTTCATTGTGGGAGCGGGACCCGGCGCACCGGATTTAATTACGGTCCGCGGGATGAAGCTTGTAGAGGAAGCAGACGTGATTTTGTATGCCGATTCACTCGTTAACGAGGAATTAATGGCGGGCTGTAAGGAAGGCGCTGTTGTATTGAAAACGGCCGGCATGCATTTAGAAGAAATGGTAGAGACCATGGTCAATTACGTGAAGGAAGGAAAGACAGTCGTCCGCCTTCACACAGGCGACCCGGCTATTTATGGAGCGATCATCGAGCAAATTGCCCTCTTGAAAGAAGCGGGCATTGAAACCGAAATCGTACCTGGAGTCAGCTCCGTTTTTGCAGCAGCTGCGGCAGCTGGTGCGGAATTGACCATTCCGGATGTTACACAAACTGTTATTTTAACGCGGGCCGAGGGAAGAACGCCGGTACCAGAGAAAGAGCAGCTGAAGGATTTAGCCAAGCATGAATGTACAATTGCTTTTTTCTTAAGCGCAACATTGACCAAAAAGGTGACGCGTGAGCTGGTTGAAGCAGGCTGGCCGGAGAACACGCCGGTAGCTGTTGTATACCGTGCTACGTGGCCGGATGAAAAAATTGTCCGTTCAACGATCGCCGGACTCGATGCGGCGATGCGTGAAAACGGTATTCGCAAGCAGGCAATGATTTTAGCCGGCAAAGCGCTTGATCCGGACATTGGAAAATCGGGACATCGCTCGAAACTATACGATAAAACCTTTACCCACGGTTTCCGGAAGGGAATCAAGTCATGA
- a CDS encoding polysaccharide deacetylase family protein yields the protein MNKKTTIIALLSSLFLMLAMVLVNLIVTATHHNKTVWATSTVKSSYENINIKTKEAHEKRYDIAIQYPVFQQASLNKKIEQYVKQKESGFLKEVGKTDRKMRNEQPASLRLTFELVPDSSGIYSVLFNEKTYITAEKNRILNETFIVDTAAGLLAKAPDLFINPQKASTALHTPVSINEAGLYVKNGKMVFFSDRKKHEGSVPLRKAVPFLKKEWRDQLAAETEPQAEPAGKTSRKIALTFDDGPNPQSTKAILATLKKHHARATFFMLGSRVEQYPELADQVVQEGHEIGNHSFSHRNLTTLDKQGIEEEIRRTASAVEAAAGVSPLTVRPPYGATNDSVNEVIGAKPLLWTIDTMDWKSHNPKAICRIVEKEAKDGSIVLMHDIHQTTAQSLDEIVSFLQKEGYELVTVSEL from the coding sequence ATGAACAAAAAAACGACCATCATTGCTTTGCTGTCAAGTTTATTTTTGATGCTCGCCATGGTACTGGTCAATTTGATTGTAACAGCCACTCACCATAACAAAACGGTGTGGGCAACAAGCACAGTAAAATCGTCTTATGAAAATATTAACATTAAAACGAAAGAAGCCCATGAAAAGAGGTATGATATCGCGATACAGTACCCTGTTTTTCAACAGGCTTCCTTAAATAAAAAAATTGAACAGTATGTAAAACAAAAAGAGTCAGGTTTTTTAAAAGAAGTCGGGAAAACCGATAGAAAAATGCGAAACGAGCAGCCTGCTTCCCTGCGGTTAACGTTTGAGCTTGTTCCAGACAGCAGCGGTATTTACTCGGTTCTTTTCAATGAAAAAACGTATATCACGGCTGAAAAAAACCGCATCTTGAATGAAACGTTTATCGTGGATACAGCAGCGGGCCTCCTTGCAAAGGCGCCGGACTTATTTATCAATCCGCAAAAAGCTTCAACGGCCCTTCATACACCTGTTTCGATAAACGAAGCTGGTTTGTATGTGAAAAATGGAAAAATGGTTTTTTTTAGTGATCGTAAAAAGCACGAAGGAAGTGTGCCGCTTCGCAAGGCAGTGCCGTTTTTAAAAAAGGAATGGCGGGACCAGTTAGCGGCAGAGACTGAGCCTCAGGCGGAGCCAGCCGGAAAAACATCTAGAAAAATTGCGCTTACGTTTGATGACGGGCCAAATCCGCAGAGTACAAAAGCGATTTTGGCTACGCTTAAAAAACATCATGCAAGAGCCACCTTTTTTATGCTCGGCAGTCGTGTGGAGCAATATCCGGAGCTCGCCGACCAAGTGGTGCAAGAAGGCCATGAAATCGGCAATCATTCTTTTAGTCACCGGAACCTGACTACACTCGATAAGCAGGGTATAGAAGAAGAAATTCGGCGGACAGCTTCAGCAGTAGAAGCGGCTGCCGGTGTTTCGCCATTGACGGTCCGGCCTCCTTATGGAGCGACAAATGACAGTGTAAATGAAGTGATTGGAGCAAAACCGCTGCTTTGGACCATTGACACCATGGACTGGAAATCGCACAATCCAAAAGCCATCTGCCGGATTGTCGAAAAAGAAGCAAAGGACGGTTCAATCGTGTTAATGCATGATATTCATCAAACTACTGCCCAATCGCTTGATGAAATCGTGTCTTTTCTGCAAAAGGAAGGCTATGAACTTGTCACAGTCAGTGAATTGTAA
- a CDS encoding precorrin-8X methylmutase, whose translation MDFKTTFVPETVKPMEIESLSFSIIEDEFGPHDLSPEEFAVVQRVIHASADFELGKSVLFHPKAIESGIRAIRQGTRVICDVQMIQSGVSKPRIEQFGGSVHVHISDDDVMKEAKELGLTRAIISMRKAAAIGEGGIYAIGNAPTALLEIIRLAKEGLAKPDLIIGMPVGFVSAAESKEELAKLDIPFITNIGRKGGSTVTVAALNALSLLAVK comes from the coding sequence ATGGACTTTAAAACAACTTTTGTACCGGAAACAGTGAAACCAATGGAAATTGAATCGCTTAGTTTCTCGATTATTGAAGACGAGTTTGGCCCCCATGATTTATCACCGGAAGAGTTCGCTGTTGTACAGCGGGTGATTCATGCTTCTGCCGATTTTGAACTCGGGAAAAGCGTGCTGTTTCATCCAAAAGCCATTGAGTCTGGCATTCGCGCGATCCGGCAGGGTACGCGTGTAATTTGTGACGTACAAATGATTCAATCAGGCGTATCAAAACCGCGTATTGAGCAGTTTGGCGGTTCTGTGCATGTACATATCTCGGATGATGATGTGATGAAAGAAGCCAAAGAACTTGGGCTGACACGGGCGATTATCTCTATGCGTAAAGCGGCTGCGATTGGAGAAGGCGGTATTTACGCGATCGGCAATGCCCCGACAGCTCTCTTGGAAATTATCCGCCTCGCCAAAGAAGGCCTTGCCAAGCCTGATTTAATTATCGGCATGCCGGTCGGCTTTGTGTCGGCAGCAGAATCCAAAGAAGAACTGGCAAAACTGGATATTCCGTTTATTACGAATATTGGCCGTAAAGGCGGCAGTACGGTCACCGTGGCAGCACTGAATGCGCTGTCGCTGCTTGCCGTAAAATGA
- the cobI gene encoding precorrin-2 C(20)-methyltransferase, whose product MTGILYGIGAGPGDPELLTVKAFRILSESRVIAFPKKRSGEKSYARQIIDAYIDPQEKDMLGLVFPMTKDPVILEREWNKAAEAVAEKLESGENVAFVTEGDPMLYSTFIHMKNVLQKRMPNVKTEVVPGISSVNGTAARLNIPLADGDEHVAIIPATNDRDALKQAIETHDCVIFLKVAKVAALISSVIRELGLEEYAHAVTKVTSSDEVVWTLDEFERAEPNYLTLMVVKKK is encoded by the coding sequence ATGACAGGTATCTTATATGGAATTGGTGCAGGACCGGGCGATCCGGAACTGTTAACGGTAAAAGCGTTTCGCATCTTGTCCGAAAGCAGGGTTATTGCGTTTCCGAAAAAGCGGTCTGGTGAAAAAAGCTATGCGCGTCAGATTATTGATGCTTATATTGATCCGCAGGAAAAAGACATGCTGGGTCTTGTTTTTCCGATGACGAAGGATCCGGTCATTTTAGAGCGTGAATGGAACAAAGCAGCAGAAGCCGTAGCGGAAAAACTGGAATCCGGCGAAAACGTTGCGTTTGTGACAGAGGGCGATCCGATGCTGTACAGCACATTTATTCACATGAAAAATGTATTACAAAAAAGAATGCCGAACGTAAAAACAGAAGTAGTGCCCGGCATATCATCAGTAAATGGAACTGCGGCAAGGCTGAACATTCCGCTTGCCGACGGAGATGAGCATGTAGCGATCATTCCGGCAACAAATGATCGCGACGCGCTGAAACAGGCAATTGAGACGCATGACTGTGTTATATTTCTAAAAGTCGCGAAGGTGGCAGCTCTTATTTCAAGTGTGATCCGGGAGCTTGGACTCGAGGAGTACGCCCATGCGGTCACAAAAGTTACATCCAGTGATGAAGTTGTCTGGACACTAGATGAATTTGAGCGGGCAGAACCGAACTATTTAACGCTGATGGTGGTGAAGAAAAAATGA
- a CDS encoding cobyrinate a,c-diamide synthase, with amino-acid sequence MGKRIVIAGTGSGSGKTTVTLALLGALKQQGLSVQPFKCGPDYIDPTYHTVICGRVSRNLDSWMGNAGTIREVFSEASRDADISVIEGVMGMFDGKDPLKDDGSTAEISRLTGAPVLLVIDASGTARSAAAIVKGFQMMAPGQIKAVIANKTGSEGHFRLIEQAVKQECGIPVIGHLLKMPGVSVPERHLGLVPAVERGDLAGFFHTLAEAARKTVDLDELLRLAEVPDLPQSENRLFERKQDSHVTIAVAKDAAFHFYYEENLEMLRTHGADLHFFSPLAGETVPEAADALYIGGGFPEEFAPVLAAQCEARKSVRRAVESGMPTLAECGGFMYLTEELITVDEHSYPMCGIIQGKTVMKSTRAALGYRELTAFPGAWIPEGEKLRGHEFHYSVFEGQEKPAPAFQSGSRFGQKPDGCIVHNAVAGYAHLYFPSNTGIPEAFVRAAQTYQRKKVTI; translated from the coding sequence ATGGGAAAACGAATCGTCATTGCCGGAACGGGCAGCGGCTCCGGCAAAACAACGGTTACGCTGGCGCTGCTTGGCGCTCTTAAGCAGCAAGGCCTTTCTGTACAGCCGTTTAAATGTGGACCGGATTATATCGACCCAACATACCATACGGTCATATGCGGGCGCGTTTCGCGCAACCTGGACAGCTGGATGGGAAATGCCGGCACGATCCGTGAGGTATTTTCTGAAGCGTCACGGGATGCCGATATTTCAGTGATTGAAGGCGTCATGGGAATGTTTGATGGAAAAGACCCACTCAAAGATGACGGCAGTACAGCTGAGATCAGCCGTCTTACAGGCGCGCCCGTACTGCTGGTCATTGATGCATCCGGCACGGCACGAAGCGCGGCAGCCATTGTTAAAGGATTTCAAATGATGGCACCTGGGCAGATCAAAGCCGTTATTGCGAATAAAACCGGCAGTGAAGGACACTTTCGCTTGATTGAGCAGGCAGTAAAGCAGGAATGCGGCATCCCGGTTATCGGCCATTTGCTGAAAATGCCTGGTGTCAGTGTGCCGGAGCGCCATCTGGGTCTTGTCCCGGCCGTTGAAAGAGGAGACCTGGCCGGCTTTTTCCATACGCTTGCAGAAGCGGCCCGAAAGACGGTTGACCTTGATGAACTGCTCCGCCTTGCAGAAGTGCCGGACCTGCCGCAGTCTGAAAACCGTTTATTTGAAAGAAAACAAGACAGCCATGTGACGATTGCGGTTGCAAAGGATGCCGCCTTTCACTTTTACTACGAGGAAAACTTGGAGATGCTTCGTACGCATGGGGCAGACCTTCACTTTTTCTCACCTCTTGCCGGCGAGACCGTACCCGAAGCAGCAGATGCTCTTTATATTGGCGGCGGATTTCCGGAGGAATTCGCACCCGTTCTCGCTGCCCAGTGTGAAGCACGGAAGTCTGTCCGGCGGGCTGTTGAGTCCGGTATGCCGACATTAGCTGAATGCGGCGGGTTTATGTATTTAACGGAAGAACTGATCACTGTTGATGAACACTCTTATCCGATGTGCGGCATTATTCAGGGGAAAACGGTCATGAAATCAACCCGCGCAGCCCTAGGCTACCGGGAATTAACCGCTTTTCCGGGTGCATGGATCCCAGAAGGCGAGAAGCTAAGAGGACATGAGTTTCATTATTCTGTGTTTGAAGGACAGGAAAAACCAGCTCCGGCTTTTCAATCCGGCAGCCGATTTGGGCAGAAGCCGGACGGCTGTATAGTGCATAATGCTGTTGCAGGCTATGCCCATCTTTATTTTCCGTCAAATACTGGAATCCCGGAAGCGTTCGTGAGAGCGGCCCAGACTTACCAGCGGAAAAAAGTGACAATCTAA
- the cbiE gene encoding precorrin-6y C5,15-methyltransferase (decarboxylating) subunit CbiE: MSNVHIIGIGADGAEGLHPRQLKRIEESRLLVGGERQLSFFPDFTGERLVIGGNLKEVKTRVQDEEGPVVVLASGDPLFYGIGAYLSGSTEAVIEPQPSSVQLAFARMNESWQNAKTISVHGRPITGLAQKIDGEEKVALLTDETHSPDVLARYLLRFNMTEYDAFVAENLGAADERCRHLTLEEMSEASFAPLNVVILKKNRPSKTWTTGIPDEEFSQRKPDKGLITKRDIRILTIGRMNIRPDSTVWDIGTCTGSIAIEAAKIARNGAVFAIEKNEADLVNAEANFQKFRTDVTLIHGKAPDGLEAFPDPDCVFMGGTAGNMDKLIDTCAKRLKPGGTIVLNAVTIENMSKAHQLFREAGFEVDMALAQVSLSKPILNMTRFEAQNPVYIICAKRKEEQ; the protein is encoded by the coding sequence GTGAGTAACGTACATATTATTGGCATTGGTGCAGACGGAGCGGAAGGACTGCACCCTCGCCAGCTGAAGCGTATTGAAGAAAGCCGGCTGCTTGTCGGCGGAGAACGGCAGCTGTCGTTTTTTCCTGATTTCACAGGGGAGAGGCTCGTGATTGGCGGGAATTTAAAAGAAGTAAAAACAAGGGTTCAGGACGAAGAAGGTCCAGTCGTGGTGCTGGCTTCGGGCGATCCGCTTTTTTACGGAATCGGAGCGTATCTGTCAGGGAGTACAGAAGCCGTGATTGAGCCGCAGCCGTCAAGTGTACAGCTTGCATTTGCCCGGATGAATGAATCGTGGCAGAATGCAAAAACGATCAGTGTGCACGGCCGTCCAATCACCGGGCTTGCCCAGAAAATTGACGGTGAAGAAAAAGTGGCGCTGCTGACAGATGAAACGCATTCACCAGATGTGCTTGCCCGCTACCTGCTTCGGTTTAACATGACCGAGTACGATGCATTTGTGGCTGAAAATCTGGGTGCGGCGGACGAACGCTGCCGTCATTTAACGCTTGAAGAAATGAGTGAAGCGTCGTTTGCTCCATTGAACGTAGTGATTTTAAAGAAAAACCGGCCATCGAAAACATGGACTACCGGTATTCCGGATGAGGAATTCAGCCAGCGCAAGCCGGACAAAGGCTTGATTACAAAGCGTGATATCCGCATTCTTACCATTGGCCGAATGAACATCCGTCCGGACAGTACCGTTTGGGATATCGGAACGTGTACCGGTTCCATCGCGATTGAAGCAGCTAAAATAGCCAGAAACGGTGCTGTTTTTGCCATCGAGAAAAATGAAGCGGACCTCGTCAATGCTGAAGCGAATTTTCAAAAATTTCGCACGGACGTGACGCTCATTCATGGAAAAGCGCCAGATGGATTAGAGGCTTTCCCTGATCCAGATTGCGTGTTTATGGGCGGCACGGCTGGTAATATGGACAAGCTTATTGACACGTGTGCGAAGCGGCTGAAGCCGGGCGGGACAATCGTATTGAATGCCGTTACGATTGAAAACATGTCAAAAGCCCATCAGTTATTCCGGGAAGCCGGCTTTGAGGTAGATATGGCTCTTGCTCAAGTGTCTTTGTCTAAGCCTATTTTAAATATGACGCGCTTTGAAGCGCAAAATCCGGTTTACATTATATGTGCTAAAAGAAAAGAGGAACAGTGA